Within the Selenomonadales bacterium genome, the region ATTGATGTCGGTATCAACCGTTTGGAAAACAAAAAACTCGTCGGAGATGTGGATTTTGATAAGGTAGCACCGATCGCAGGTGCGATCACGCCTGTACCGGGCGGGGTCGGACTTTTGACGATCGCGATGCTGATGCAAAACACCGTATTTGCGGCCGAGTTACAAATAAAATAAGCTTTATTTATAGGAGGTTTTACCAATGAAATCTGATGTTGAAATTGCTCAAGAGGCCCAAATGAAACCGATCACAGAAGTAGCTGAACAGTTGGCTATTCCTGCTGATGAACTCGAACTTTATGGTAAATATAAGGCTAAGTTGTCTCTCGATACATGGCGTAGAGTACAAGACCGCCCGAACGGCAAGCTCGTTCTCGTCAGTGCGATCAACCCGACGCCGGCAGGTGAAGGTAAAACGACGACGACGGTAGGTCTTGGCGATGCTCTTAATCGATTGGGTAAAAAAATCGTCATGGC harbors:
- a CDS encoding formate--tetrahydrofolate ligase, which encodes MKSDVEIAQEAQMKPITEVAEQLAIPADELELYGKYKAKLSLDTWRRVQDRPNGKLVLVSAINPTPAGEGKTTTTVGLGDALNRLGKKIVMA